A genomic window from Treponema maltophilum ATCC 51939 includes:
- a CDS encoding TRAP transporter large permease subunit, producing the protein MPDKQNGIFEKIENTVSVFLLIFLCILPLIQLITERFFRIPLLGAEGATVNLVFLFACFTSIITWRAHKHICIAAVDEFAPVPVKKTADALKAVFIPAVLLALFFSSFSELFAVFTPADKVWGVPLQAVFALLPVSYVLMLFSSLAHKKMLVFSVLGVLLGCAISAGPISGVLYYLFKMEEPALLSALGSFWLGVSARFFPFLVLLIVAFAFLGVPLFVVISAVAYVAFSQGGGYVEMLSLEAYGILTDKSIAAIPLFTMAGYILSKGSAGRRLVDVFKTLFGWFRGGFIIAAVVVTTFFTTFTGVSGVTVLALGSLLTIVLTGSGYAKDRSQALITASGALGLLFPPSLAVIMYGTTNYFSVDVFDLFKGAVIPGCILAAAMIALGIFFDKDSKRVPFSFREALKALKHAAFELLLPVFIIAGYFGGFFSLFQAASFAVLYAAAVGIWVRKDYTFKEAFSLIVEALPVTGGVLAIFGAARGLSYFLLDANIPAVLSDFVLTFVGSKYVFLLLLNCVLLIAGCLMDVYSAILIVSPLIIPIAESFGIHPVHTGVIFLMNMQLGFLTPPVGMDLFIASYAFETPMVKVIKGILPFLLVQFIVLMLVTYIPFFTLALL; encoded by the coding sequence ATGCCCGATAAACAAAACGGTATTTTTGAAAAAATTGAAAATACGGTTTCGGTTTTTTTACTGATTTTTTTATGCATTTTGCCCCTTATTCAACTTATAACCGAACGCTTCTTTCGTATTCCGCTTTTAGGTGCCGAAGGCGCGACGGTCAACCTTGTTTTTTTGTTTGCCTGCTTTACGTCGATTATCACGTGGCGCGCTCACAAGCACATATGTATAGCCGCCGTCGATGAATTCGCTCCGGTTCCGGTAAAAAAGACCGCGGATGCTTTAAAGGCCGTGTTTATTCCGGCCGTACTTTTGGCCCTCTTTTTTTCGTCGTTCTCGGAATTGTTTGCCGTCTTTACGCCCGCCGACAAGGTATGGGGCGTCCCGCTCCAAGCCGTTTTTGCCTTATTACCGGTTTCGTATGTTCTTATGCTTTTTTCGAGCCTTGCGCACAAAAAGATGCTCGTGTTTTCCGTTTTGGGTGTTTTGCTCGGATGCGCTATTTCCGCAGGGCCGATAAGCGGCGTATTGTATTATCTTTTTAAGATGGAAGAACCCGCATTGCTTTCCGCATTGGGCAGCTTTTGGCTCGGCGTTTCGGCGCGTTTTTTTCCGTTTTTGGTTTTACTGATTGTCGCCTTTGCCTTTTTGGGCGTGCCGCTTTTTGTCGTTATAAGCGCCGTCGCCTATGTTGCTTTTTCTCAGGGCGGCGGCTATGTGGAAATGCTTTCCCTCGAAGCGTACGGTATCTTAACCGATAAAAGCATAGCCGCAATTCCGCTTTTTACGATGGCCGGTTATATTTTATCGAAGGGAAGTGCGGGACGGCGCTTAGTTGACGTCTTTAAAACGCTGTTCGGCTGGTTCCGCGGCGGCTTTATTATCGCGGCCGTCGTCGTTACGACCTTTTTTACCACTTTTACGGGCGTATCGGGCGTTACCGTTTTGGCGCTCGGCTCTTTATTGACCATAGTGCTTACCGGTTCCGGATACGCAAAAGATCGTTCGCAAGCGCTCATTACGGCGTCGGGCGCTTTGGGACTTTTGTTCCCGCCGAGCCTTGCCGTTATCATGTACGGAACGACGAATTATTTTTCCGTCGACGTGTTCGATTTGTTTAAAGGCGCGGTTATTCCCGGCTGCATTTTGGCGGCGGCTATGATTGCGCTCGGCATTTTTTTCGATAAAGATTCAAAACGCGTTCCGTTTTCGTTTCGCGAAGCGCTCAAAGCTTTAAAGCACGCCGCTTTCGAACTTTTGCTTCCCGTTTTTATTATTGCCGGTTATTTCGGCGGCTTTTTTTCGCTGTTCCAAGCGGCGTCTTTTGCCGTTTTGTACGCGGCCGCCGTCGGAATTTGGGTGCGCAAAGATTATACGTTTAAAGAAGCATTCAGCCTCATTGTCGAAGCGCTTCCCGTTACCGGCGGCGTACTCGCGATTTTCGGTGCCGCGCGCGGCCTTTCGTACTTTTTGCTCGATGCGAATATTCCGGCCGTGTTGTCCGACTTCGTGCTTACCTTTGTCGGCTCGAAATATGTGTTTTTATTGTTGCTCAACTGCGTTCTGCTCATAGCCGGGTGCCTTATGGACGTATATTCGGCCATATTGATTGTTTCGCCGCTCATTATTCCGATCGCCGAATCCTTCGGCATACATCCCGTGCACACGGGCGTTATCTTTTTAATGAACATGCAGCTCGGTTTTTTAACGCCGCCGGTCGGAATGGATTTGTTTATCGCGTCGTACGCGTTCGAAACGCCGATGGTAAAAGTCATAAAAGGAATCCTGCCTTTTTTACTCGTGCAGTTTATCGTGCTTATGCTTGTTACCTATATTCCGTTTTTTACCCTTGCGCTGCTGTAA